A region from the Candidatus Thiothrix putei genome encodes:
- a CDS encoding FixH family protein: MYVDAKDTTPWYKQPWPWLLMVMPATAVVAGLYTYSLAASGSSGLVVDDYYKVGKAINHSLAKGQQASALGLQGNLALNGTAVRLLLDHSEVQSQQPLVLKLFHATIPDRDQSVTLNYAGTGMWAGEIQALAAGKWHVHLLPLDERWRLEGVMPTAEVTTLMLQPAQ; the protein is encoded by the coding sequence ATGTATGTTGATGCGAAAGACACTACGCCATGGTACAAACAGCCTTGGCCTTGGCTATTGATGGTGATGCCTGCCACGGCAGTGGTTGCGGGTTTGTATACTTACTCGTTAGCAGCCAGTGGTAGCAGTGGTTTAGTGGTGGATGATTATTACAAAGTGGGCAAGGCGATTAATCATTCGTTGGCAAAAGGCCAGCAAGCCTCCGCTTTGGGGTTGCAGGGAAATCTTGCGTTAAATGGTACGGCGGTACGTTTGTTGTTGGATCACTCGGAGGTGCAGTCCCAACAGCCTTTGGTGTTGAAGTTGTTTCATGCCACCATCCCCGATCGTGATCAGTCAGTCACGCTGAATTATGCAGGGACGGGAATGTGGGCAGGTGAGATTCAAGCGTTAGCGGCGGGGAAATGGCATGTGCATTTGTTGCCATTAGATGAGCGTTGGCGGCTGGAGGGGGTTATGCCAACAGCAGAGGTGACAACATTGATGCTACAACCGGCTCAATAA